From the genome of Acropora palmata chromosome 8, jaAcrPala1.3, whole genome shotgun sequence:
GAACGCTTGAATGGCATCCAAAGGATACTGTTTGAGCAATAAAACAAGCATGTATAAGATTCATTTCTTCCATGATGTGTGATTCATTTTAttccaaaataaaatacaactgAGTTGACACTAATCAcctaataaataaatgaaatatataaatataccATACCCCACATGCATGAATAGACATGGTCATTGTCTTTTAAGGTTTCTCATCAGGTAAGGCTTTCCACTTCCCTATCTCAGTGGGGTAATTTGCATCTGCATTTCTCTGATCTGTTGTAACAATATAAACCTATTTTGGCCTTTTTGCTTCTGCATTGCCCGGGCGAGAACATAGAAACATTGATTGTTCGTTGCAAGCGTGAGAAGACCGAAGGGCTCTTTCTCATTTCGAGATTTGGTGGATGAATGTGACAGCTGTCAAGGTGTAACCGTCTTTTTCGAGGAGCTACTATGgatgtttttatcttttcgcctattgggaaaaaaaagaaaaaagaaaaaaagaaagatactCTTAGCTTCCACTGACTCGTCCAACGCTCTAGTacttgtctttttctttttgtgttggGGTTACTTTATTCCAACTACTCCAACTACTCTTTATTGGATCCACTGTGTTCTCTGTGATCAGTTGTGTGGACTACATGGACAACCAGACGTCATGTTTTCGGCTTTCTCTTCTAATCTCCAGACCGCTCACATCAATTTAATTCTAGTGTAGTAAGTACACATTTTTGAAGCCAATCCTCTGGTAGTCGAGAaaagattgcagaaacgcgaagttacatttacAGACGAACGTTCACGTTCTCTAACACTGGCGTTGCAGCAGCTGCTGTTCAAGGATAGAactaaaatcaaaataattttacgaTTGTTGAACTCACGGTGAGGAGAGTGAAGCAGATCTTGTTTTATCGGATGTTTGATTGTCAGACTTTCTTGGCGAGCTAATTTGGTACTGATGAAACTGTGAATTGAAACCAAGTAGTATTCATTGTTTGAATGTCATaaactatatatatttaacagttattcttcgaggacgcgccggatataagctgatatatatataaccaacgaggccgtaggccgagttggttattatccgctcatatccggcaagtccgagaagaataactgttttagtaaattttcaagcaattctcttgatttcatcgggtgaaacctcgtcaaatcgtgacattttctttaccgacgacgccgcgaaaaatttttttccgacctccaaaatttcagcacaagaaattcgtcatcagtttttccttatttggtcaaacttaacgataatggctcatatcatgggcttagggaaccaatcataaagctggaaaatcattatcatgagctaaaaatttactaaagaTATATATTCCAGACGAGGACGAGGGTCAGTACGATGACGCTGCCATGCAGTAATATTCAATTCTTTGTGTCCTTGTCGATGTGACAACTCAATTAAGGGGCCGACCATTTCACTTTTGAGCGGGGGCGGGGAGGTCGGGTGATTTCTGGTCAGCAATAATCTTTTTTCCCCCTTCTCAATGCTCTGCaggatattttttcccttgtCATTTATCtgcaggatttttttttcctcaaaaatgGGCAGTCCAAGTTTTTGTAAAATGTGTTACATTCTAATACATGATGGCTATTACTGTTACAGTAATAATCCCGATATGGAGCCGCAATGCCTTAAAATTTAGTAAGCTATACAAACTTCTTAACCGCCGTTCTTTTAACCTCTTGTATAGCTATGTTTTCGGGAATTTATTCTTTACACTCATGTCATATGAAGTCATTATAATATTTTCATGATTCaagcaaatatgaaaatgttttctttcataCCCGAAAATGGCAAAAAGCTGTCCAGACATTCTCATAGTATGGTAAATGCTGCTAGAATCATCATTTACAATTCAAAATTGGATTTAGTGTCTCTAAAACAGGTGTGAAAGCAGAATTGAAATTTATAGCGGATCACGGATTGCATATGTGAAAAATAGCCCTAATAAGTTTTGCTCAACCTTTTGTCAGTCCACCTATAAACTGAGTACATCATAATTGAGCATAAAATCAATGTGATGGTGTTTCCTGTGTTTTTTGCTGTGAAATGTCTATTGTAATACAATTTGCTTATTTGCAATAATTCTGCAGCATTACCAAATCCAGGGTTTAAAAGTTAGCAAGGGAAGGCCAGTTGCAGGTTTGCTGCGATTTTGTAAAGCTATCTTAATGATGAAATAGGTCTGaaaaaagacttttccttTCTCACAGCAGTGCATGAacttttttaattccatttgTGGTgcatacaatttttttattccaacAAGCGCTTGCaggaattatttttcaaaaatcacCCACCACCCCCCCGTTCCCCCTAAAACGTTAAATGGTCGGCCTCCAATGGCAAGACACATGTAATGTGAAAAGAATAATCCGGAAAGAGATCTTGGATTCAACCTTGTCTCGCCTTCCTCTTCATTTACCATCTTACCTTTCAATCATTTTCGTGTATGCAAGCCAACACTTTTCCAAAGTATATATTTTTgggattgaaaacaaaggtcTTGACAACGTctttacatttctttcattggaTTTGCAATTCAATTTTATCCCTCAATAGCCCTCATATTTGTTTTGCCCAATTGTCTGCACTTTTGAATTCTGTGTGAAAACTGTACTTCTGCAATTGCTTTGGGTTCGCATAAAATTTGCTTTACAATCTGGTGTCATAATTGAATCCAACTTGCACGCGTTTTCCCGCCATTTGAACCGGTTGTATACACCTGCTTTGCATGGATTATACTGGCTACTTTTTATTCGGAAATTTCACTTTCGTGATTGGTCATTGTCTTTGGTCAAAGTACTGAAAGTAATAAGTAAGACGATCAAGCTCATAGAAGACGCCATCATAAATGTCCACTTACTGTGATTCTAATCTCTCGTGTAAACTTGTCCAGCACCTTTTTCATGTCCAGCTGACACGTCTTCAAAGGACTGAGTGTCAAGtactgaaatgaaaaacaaaatgttgggGCCCAGGCAATAGAACTTAATGGGAGCTGGTCTTTTTACATGCACATTAACTGCAGATGTAATACAAACAGACATAGTTTACTTTAGTTTTACACTCCcatcaaaattaataccaGGACGACCTATTCACCTAGCCCCATATAAATCCAGCCACTTTGCCCAGGAATTAGTGATCTGGTCAGGCAATCTACATAAAGTAtataaacatttaaaaaatgacTACCTTCCACTGAATCCTCTCACAGCTATGAGTATCATGGACAACAGGTAAACTCAGTTTAATCTTCTTCAGAATGTGATGATCTGAGTTGAGAGAAAACATGgcattatttaaattttaaagttgtttgtaatgaataaataaaatgtcCAAAGCAAGAGCAAGTAGCTCTGTACATACAATTGTTGTAGGACACTGTGAAATCTTCAAGTAGGTCAAAAAGGCtctatgaaataaaaaacaaaccaaaaacaaaacaatcaaaatgCTGCAAATTATCTTTGTTAACATCACCTTCATTTACAATAACACTTATTGTGCATGATTCTCTGCTTTTTCATAGCATCCTGTTACTAATATGTGGaataaagtgaaaaatgtcctATAGGCAAGGGGacacattttcatattttgccctCAAAATTGAACAGGTCAGTAACAGCAAAGAGCCTGTGTTGCTtgataaattttcaaaatattgcatgaaaaaaaagttggatTTAGGTTTCCATTGATGGTCTGAGCACTGTGTGCATCCATCAAACCCGTCTCAAAGTGTCTAAGTATTGGGTGCAAACATGAAGTCTTCCTTGAGGGGTTTGAGCCTCGTGTATTCCCATCAAGCATGCCTTGAAGGGTCCGATTATTGGGCACATCCCCATCAAGCCTACCTATATGGGTTTGAGCATTGTGCATTGCCATGAAGTCTATCTACCTTGAATTTAAGTGATTTGAACATTAGATCATTTCTCCTGCTGAGTCCCAATGTTCCAAATTTTCCGTAATAATGTACCCCCAGAACCACATGCCTGTTTGTTGAGAAGAGAAGAAGCTATTACTTTATAAAGAGGAGTACTGGAAAAAATGCAATGTGAAAAATGCAGTGAGTAATGTATTTGCAATGGTGGAGCCATGGAAGAAGCCATTTTGGAAGGGCCAAGGCACTggggtttgaaaaaaaaaaaggaaggaaattgCATGATGCATTGACACATTAGCAGCTTGTTGTGGCCGATTCTAATATGTTCAACAGCAAATTAGCCAGTCTGATTGTGATATTGGTAGCGATTGTGGTAAAAGACATTCTTTTTCCAATTCttacaaaatttttgtatcaTTAGGACAAAGAAGTTGTACAGTATATACCTGTAGAAGCGACCATTGAAGTTTGTCTTAAAGCTGATTGTGAATCGATGTAGGTCACTTATTCCACAGGTCAGATATCTGGAAGATTTGGTTAAAGATGACATGATACAGTAAATTATTAAATAAG
Proteins encoded in this window:
- the LOC141889031 gene encoding tubulinyl-Tyr carboxypeptidase 1-like isoform X1, with amino-acid sequence MSEQNTLTVSENSCNREDEDTKDLPTEDESGVLFYVNKDGFPIKEKTWERMWQHVEKIHPKGPQIAQSIRDNQKLVKVPYVSAPVFTSFMSVEEKLGLVQNYLQQLQYNHTGTQFFEIKKWRPLTGLMETAREMIKESLPIKCLEAVVLGLYLTCGISDLHRFTISFKTNFNGRFYRHVVLGVHYYGKFGTLGLSRRNDLMFKSLKFKSLFDLLEDFTVSYNNYHHILKKIKLSLPVVHDTHSCERIQWKYLTLSPLKTCQLDMKKVLDKFTREIRITFHQYQISSPRKSDNQTSDKTRSASLSSPRKDKNIHSSSSKKTVTP